A genomic stretch from Aedes albopictus strain Foshan chromosome 2, AalbF5, whole genome shotgun sequence includes:
- the LOC109417799 gene encoding U1 small nuclear ribonucleoprotein 70 kDa: protein MTQYLPPNLLALFAPRDPIPFLPPPDKLPHEKKSQGYAGVGAFLDLFEDPKDTPPPTRVETREERIERRRRERAEQVAYKLEREIATWDPNQLADATADPFKTLFVARINYDTSESKLRREFEIYGKIVKIIIIHDKETGKPRGYAFIEYEHERDMHSAYKHADGKKIDGKRVLVDVERARTVKGWLPRRLGGGLGGTRRGGADVNIKHSGREDNERERERYRLEREREDRDRRGDRFEPRFDRRRSRSRDRDRRRRSRSKDRGRRRHSREREYDDRWDKERDRSREKDRDRDRERDRDRTDRDRDREKKRRRSRSRSRDRDRDRSEKKRDKRDKDRDRERKERKPEFREGEIKIKEEPLDDYPDYSAQYTNYQAQVKNEDDEEKYRPHEDEDQNGASRVRSGGGGGAGAGAGENGSRYGAVGRDDEAYDDRYDGY from the exons ATGACGCAATATTTACCCCCAAATTTGCTGGCATTGTTTGCCCCACGCGATCCGATCCCGTTTCTGCCCCCTCCGGATAAGCTTCCGCACGAGAAAAAATCCCAGGGCTATGCCGGCGTCGGTGCGTTTCTGGATCTGTTTGAG GACCCCAAGGATACTCCGCCACCAACTCGAGTTGAGACCCGGGAGGAGCGTATCGAACGACGTCGCCGAGAACGCGCGGAACAGGTAGCGTACAAACTCGAACGGGAAATTGCCACCTGGGACCCGAACCAGCTTGCCGATGCTACAGCAGATCCGTTCAAGACGCTCTTCGTTGCCAGAATT AATTATGACACTTCTGAATCTAAGCTGCGCCGTGAGTTTGAAATATAtggtaaaatcgtaaaaattattATCATACATGACAAGGAGACCGGAAAACCTAGAGGATACGCCTTTATTGAGTATGAACATGAAAGGGACATGCACT CCGCCTACAAGCATGCTGATGGTAAGAAAATCGATGGTAAGCGAGTGCTGGTCGATGTGGAGCGCGCCCGCACAGTAAAGGGCTGGCTTCCGCGTCGTCTGGGCGGAGGACTAGGTGGAACTCGTCGTGGCGGAGCTGACGTCAATATCAAGCACTCCGGTCGAGAGGATAACGAGCGGGAACGCGAACGGTACCGTTTGGAGCGCGAACGAGAGGATCGTGACCGACGGGGCGATCGGTTCGAACCAC gattcgACCGTCGTCGTTCACGATCCCGTGATCGCGACCGCCGCCGCCGTAGTCGCTCAAAGGATCGCGGTCGACGCCGACACAGTCGCGAGCGCGAATATGACGACCGTTGGGATAAGGAACGAGATCGCAGCCGCGAGAAGGATCGCGATCGAGACCGCGAGCGTGATCGCGACCGTACCGATCGTGATCGTGATCGCGAGAAGAAGCGCAGGCGCAGTCGTAGCCGATCGCgcgatcgcgatcgtgatcgttcCGAGAAGAAACGCGACAAGCGCGACAAAGACCGCGATCGGGAGCGCAAAGAACGCAAACCGGAGTTCCGCGAAGGAGAGATCAAGATCAAGGAGGAACCGTTGGATG ATTATCCGGACTACAGTGCCCAGTATACAAACTACCAGGCCCAGGTCAaaaacgaggatgacgaagagaaGTACCGCCCGCACGAGGATGAAGATCAGAACGGAGCATCTCGGGTGCGCAGCGGTGGCGGCGGTGGTGCTGGTGCTGGCGCTGGAGAAAATGGCAGCCGGTATGGCGCCGTTGGCCGTGATGACGAGGCCTATGACGATCGGTATGACGGTTATTAG